The following coding sequences lie in one Halogeometricum rufum genomic window:
- a CDS encoding DUF7331 family protein produces MTSTNDGPEPTDSHRTADRTGLLHAAEGVVIYDRENPSGWIQSADAVSLADRC; encoded by the coding sequence ATGACTTCGACCAACGACGGACCCGAACCGACCGACTCGCACCGCACTGCCGACCGAACCGGCCTCCTCCACGCGGCGGAGGGCGTCGTCATCTACGACCGAGAGAACCCCTCGGGGTGGATCCAGTCCGCCGACGCCGTCTCGCTGGCGGACCGGTGCTGA
- a CDS encoding PGF-pre-PGF domain-containing protein yields the protein MRPNVPAWAVVAMLVASAMVAPVVAGTRPAASGNVDAVDEADSVEQAQAAAPDVVVRPVTLRFPNERSSAERTLTVGNVGDATLTVRSVVVVGPDRSSFDTGFDGPVTLDPGERLNVSVSFAGGDGRPRFATVHVMSDDPDEPQRNVWLTNTRTVADVSPSRVLATKTLVNASVRNAEANTTQSLNLSWPLTRDDRFAIDALSFTPERDGNVTLSVATNESRFADVPAFALADGTESAGYLRVRHSIANENVRNVTVRFRVRRDVLAGNETDPEDVALYRHVNGTWTELPTRVVGAGDTHHFFEARAPGLSDFATGVKQARFRITDAVVTVTRIRTDEGTEVFVRVRNVGGADGTYAVALLLGDEVVDRRELSIAPNGSRQATFERSFGEPGTYEVFVNERFVGTVTVESAATTAAAAAPSETTEAGAADTGESVPGFGFPAAGLAVLAVASLLAARRRG from the coding sequence ATGAGACCGAACGTTCCTGCGTGGGCAGTCGTCGCGATGCTCGTCGCCTCGGCGATGGTCGCGCCGGTCGTCGCGGGGACACGGCCCGCGGCGTCCGGCAACGTCGACGCCGTCGACGAGGCCGACTCCGTCGAGCAAGCGCAGGCGGCGGCGCCGGACGTCGTCGTCCGGCCGGTGACGCTCCGGTTTCCGAACGAGCGCTCGTCGGCCGAACGGACGCTCACCGTCGGTAACGTCGGCGACGCCACCCTGACGGTCCGATCGGTGGTCGTCGTCGGTCCCGACCGGTCGTCCTTCGACACCGGGTTCGACGGCCCGGTCACGCTCGACCCGGGCGAGCGTCTGAACGTCTCCGTCTCGTTCGCGGGCGGTGACGGCCGCCCCCGGTTCGCCACCGTGCACGTGATGAGCGACGACCCCGACGAACCGCAGCGGAACGTGTGGCTCACGAACACCCGGACCGTCGCCGACGTGTCGCCGTCGCGCGTGCTGGCGACGAAGACGCTGGTGAACGCGAGCGTCCGGAACGCCGAGGCGAACACGACGCAGTCGCTCAACCTCTCGTGGCCGCTGACGCGCGACGACCGGTTCGCCATCGACGCGCTGTCGTTCACTCCCGAACGCGACGGGAACGTCACGCTCAGCGTCGCCACGAACGAGAGCCGGTTCGCCGACGTGCCCGCGTTCGCCCTCGCCGACGGGACCGAGTCGGCCGGATATCTCCGCGTCCGGCACAGCATCGCCAACGAGAACGTCCGGAACGTCACGGTGCGGTTCCGCGTGCGACGGGACGTGCTGGCCGGAAACGAGACCGACCCCGAGGACGTCGCCCTCTACCGGCACGTGAACGGAACGTGGACCGAACTCCCGACGCGGGTCGTCGGCGCGGGCGACACGCACCACTTCTTCGAGGCTCGCGCGCCGGGGCTGTCGGACTTCGCGACGGGCGTCAAGCAGGCGCGGTTCCGCATCACGGACGCCGTCGTGACCGTCACGCGGATTCGCACCGACGAGGGAACGGAGGTGTTCGTCCGCGTGCGGAACGTCGGCGGCGCGGACGGCACCTACGCGGTGGCGTTGCTCCTCGGCGACGAGGTGGTCGACCGCCGGGAACTGTCCATCGCGCCGAACGGGTCCCGACAGGCGACGTTCGAGCGCTCGTTCGGCGAACCGGGGACCTACGAGGTGTTCGTCAACGAGCGGTTCGTCGGCACCGTCACGGTCGAATCGGCGGCGACCACGGCGGCCGCCGCCGCGCCGAGCGAGACGACCGAAGCGGGCGCCGCGGACACCGGCGAGTCGGTCCCGGGGTTCGGATTCCCGGCGGCCGGGCTGGCCGTCCTCGCCGTGGCCTCACTGCTCGCCGCGCGTCGACGCGGGTGA
- a CDS encoding sensor histidine kinase has product MRLRTKFAVAFVVVTLVLSASVVAAVEFYKRDAVGESRADVDETATRVADQIDASIRDRRDYVGLVASRPQARQFDGDGRFLEAFLANSRFYAAQVVAANGTVVDFRGDVTDAQRSAVLGSDRSDAAYVEAALEGRTYVGEAERLDGTDEYVLVFAAPIFERGAVKGVLAGAIYLDTRTTFDALPPLDTSRQTVTVVDDGAELHGGDRRFESSVEGVATVESTGWTVTVSQDRSALDARLRTLALFQAGQLGLVVLVMAGFGYWQYATSLRQTDRLLDAFADLGAGDYDRSVSLRGGAEWEQIGDGFNDLASTLRAREAALRERTQRLEVMYRVLRHNLRNQLTVVLTYAEVVADVAADDRVAGAGRSILDAGRTLANLSDRVRQIETALEADQSPTRVEVVGVVSDVVTDLRESYPTVELEASLPDAAPAVALPSLRLAVENVCENACEHNDADDPRVDVSVSTVSRSPAEAVADDCADAGSQWVRVAVTDNGPGIPEQERRAIREGRETALEHASSLGLWLTYWIVDGSGGDLRFADADPRGTTVELLLPAAGSAAGAPSPASTRGEQ; this is encoded by the coding sequence ATGAGGCTGCGGACGAAGTTCGCCGTCGCGTTCGTCGTCGTCACGCTCGTGTTGAGCGCCTCGGTCGTCGCGGCCGTCGAGTTCTACAAGCGCGACGCCGTCGGCGAGTCGCGCGCGGACGTCGACGAGACGGCGACGCGCGTGGCCGACCAGATAGACGCCTCGATCCGGGACCGACGCGACTACGTTGGACTCGTCGCCTCTCGGCCGCAGGCGCGCCAGTTCGACGGCGACGGTCGGTTCCTCGAGGCGTTCCTCGCCAACTCCCGATTTTACGCCGCGCAGGTCGTCGCCGCCAACGGCACCGTCGTCGACTTCCGGGGCGACGTCACGGACGCACAGCGCTCGGCCGTCCTCGGGTCGGATCGGAGCGACGCCGCGTACGTCGAGGCGGCACTCGAGGGCCGGACGTACGTCGGCGAGGCCGAACGTCTCGACGGCACCGACGAGTACGTCCTCGTGTTCGCCGCGCCGATATTCGAACGGGGAGCGGTGAAAGGCGTCCTCGCGGGTGCGATCTACCTCGACACCCGGACGACGTTCGACGCGTTGCCACCCCTCGACACCAGCAGACAGACGGTGACCGTCGTCGACGACGGGGCGGAACTCCACGGCGGGGACCGCCGCTTCGAATCGTCCGTCGAGGGCGTCGCGACCGTCGAATCGACGGGGTGGACGGTGACCGTCTCGCAGGACCGGTCGGCGCTTGACGCCAGACTGCGCACGCTGGCGCTGTTTCAGGCCGGCCAGTTGGGGCTCGTCGTGCTGGTGATGGCCGGGTTCGGCTACTGGCAGTACGCCACGAGCCTCCGACAGACCGACCGACTGCTCGACGCGTTCGCCGACCTCGGCGCGGGCGACTACGACCGGTCGGTGTCGCTCCGCGGCGGCGCCGAGTGGGAACAGATCGGCGACGGGTTCAACGACCTCGCGTCGACGCTTCGAGCGCGCGAAGCCGCCCTCCGCGAGCGAACGCAGCGGCTCGAAGTGATGTACCGCGTCCTCCGACACAACCTGCGGAACCAGTTGACGGTCGTCCTGACCTACGCCGAGGTCGTCGCGGACGTCGCCGCCGACGACCGGGTAGCCGGAGCGGGCCGGTCGATTCTCGACGCCGGCCGGACGCTCGCCAACCTCAGCGACCGCGTCAGACAGATCGAGACCGCCCTCGAAGCCGACCAGTCGCCGACCCGCGTCGAGGTGGTCGGCGTCGTCTCCGACGTCGTCACGGACCTCCGAGAGTCGTATCCGACCGTCGAACTCGAGGCGTCGCTGCCCGACGCCGCGCCGGCCGTCGCCCTGCCGTCGCTCCGACTCGCCGTCGAGAACGTCTGCGAGAACGCCTGCGAACACAACGACGCCGACGACCCGCGGGTGGACGTGTCCGTCTCGACCGTCAGTCGGTCGCCGGCGGAGGCCGTCGCGGACGACTGCGCCGACGCCGGTTCGCAGTGGGTTCGCGTCGCGGTCACCGACAACGGTCCCGGCATCCCCGAACAGGAACGCAGAGCGATCCGCGAGGGCAGAGAGACCGCCCTCGAACACGCGAGCAGCCTCGGCCTCTGGCTGACCTACTGGATCGTCGACGGGTCGGGCGGCGACCTGCGGTTCGCGGACGCCGACCCCCGCGGCACGACGGTCGAACTGCTCCTCCCGGCGGCCGGGTCGGCCGCCGGCGCGCCGTCACCCGCGTCGACGCGCGGCGAGCAGTGA